The following proteins are encoded in a genomic region of Kosakonia oryzae:
- the hglS gene encoding 2-oxoadipate dioxygenase/decarboxylase HglS — protein MGYNITADEIREQFSQAMSAMYQQEVPQYGTLLELVADVNLAVLEHNPRLHEQLVNADELARLNVERHGAIRVGTAEELSWLRRMFAVMGMYPVSYYDLSQAGVPVHSTAFRPVDDAALARNPFRIFTSLLRLELIENESLRNKAAAILAKRDIFTPACRQLIELHELNGGFTEPQANAFVQEALETFRWHRHATVDEQTYQALHNEHRLIADVVCFPGCHINHLTPRTLDIDRVQALMPKYGIEPKILIEGPPRRDVPILLRQTSFKALDEPVLFNGEHQGTHTARFGEIEQRGVALTPKGRALYDQLLAEAGTGKDNLTHQLHLQDVFKAFPDSEMLLRKQDLAWFRYRLTPTGEAHRQAIRPGDDPQPLIERGWVVAQPITYEDFLPVSAAGIFQSNLGNETQARSHGNASKAQFEAALGCPVLDEFTLYQEASERSKRRCGLL, from the coding sequence ATGGGTTACAACATCACGGCCGATGAGATACGCGAACAATTTTCACAAGCCATGTCGGCAATGTACCAGCAGGAAGTTCCGCAATACGGCACGCTGCTGGAACTGGTTGCTGATGTGAACCTCGCCGTTCTGGAACACAATCCCCGATTGCATGAACAACTGGTCAATGCGGATGAACTGGCGCGGCTTAATGTTGAGCGCCACGGCGCGATTCGGGTGGGCACTGCGGAAGAGTTATCCTGGCTGCGGCGAATGTTTGCCGTCATGGGGATGTACCCGGTGAGCTATTACGACCTGTCGCAGGCGGGCGTACCGGTGCACTCTACCGCGTTTCGTCCGGTGGATGACGCCGCGCTGGCGCGCAATCCGTTTCGCATTTTTACCTCGCTGCTGCGGCTGGAGTTGATAGAGAACGAGTCGTTGCGCAACAAAGCGGCGGCGATTCTGGCGAAGCGCGATATCTTTACCCCGGCTTGCCGCCAGTTGATCGAATTGCATGAACTGAACGGCGGTTTTACCGAGCCGCAGGCCAACGCTTTTGTGCAGGAAGCGCTGGAGACATTCCGCTGGCATCGTCATGCCACGGTCGATGAGCAAACATACCAGGCGCTGCACAACGAGCACCGGCTGATTGCCGATGTGGTCTGTTTCCCCGGCTGCCATATCAATCACTTAACGCCGCGCACACTGGATATCGATCGTGTGCAGGCGCTGATGCCTAAATACGGTATCGAGCCGAAGATCCTGATCGAAGGGCCACCGCGCCGCGATGTGCCGATTTTACTGCGTCAGACCAGCTTCAAAGCGCTGGATGAACCGGTGCTGTTCAACGGTGAACATCAGGGAACGCATACTGCGCGCTTCGGCGAAATCGAGCAGCGCGGCGTGGCGCTGACGCCAAAAGGGCGGGCGCTGTACGATCAGTTATTGGCAGAGGCGGGCACTGGCAAAGACAATCTCACGCACCAGTTGCATTTACAGGATGTCTTCAAAGCCTTCCCGGACAGCGAAATGCTGTTGCGCAAGCAGGATCTGGCATGGTTCCGCTACCGGTTGACGCCGACCGGCGAAGCGCATCGCCAGGCGATCCGTCCCGGTGACGATCCACAACCGCTGATCGAACGCGGCTGGGTAGTGGCGCAGCCCATCACCTACGAAGATTTTCTCCCGGTCAGCGCGGCGGGGATTTTCCAGTCCAACCTCGGTAATGAAACCCAGGCGCGCAGCCACGGCAACGCCAGCAAAGCGCAGTTTGAAGCGGCGCTCGGTTGCCCGGTACTCGACGAATTCACCCTTTATCAGGAGGCCTCCGAGCGCAGCAAACGACGTTGCGGTCTGCTGTAA
- a CDS encoding LysR substrate-binding domain-containing protein, with translation MEKNGLFSQRIRLRHLHTFVAVAQQGTLGRAAETLNLSQPALSKTLNELEQLTGKRLFERGRLGAQLTHVGEQFLTHAVRVLDAVNIAGQSLDHKTEQKSDLIRIGALPTAALGILPAVIGQLHKQQPDLKIQVATAHNPMLLAGLKSGELDLGIGRMSDPELMSGLNYELLFLESLKLVVRPNHPLLQSTITLSRVLEWPVVVLPEGTPPRDSAEELLSSQNCKLPAGCIETLSASLSRQLTVGFDYVWFVPSGAVKDDLRLGSLVALPIPPLGIGDPVGIITRVDTPLPPAAHTLISAIRKIMPG, from the coding sequence ATGGAAAAAAATGGTCTCTTTTCACAGCGCATTCGCCTGCGCCATTTACATACCTTCGTGGCCGTCGCTCAACAAGGAACTCTGGGGCGCGCGGCTGAAACCCTTAATTTAAGCCAGCCAGCGCTGTCGAAAACGCTGAATGAACTGGAACAACTGACCGGCAAGCGTCTGTTTGAACGCGGCCGTCTCGGCGCACAGTTGACGCATGTCGGCGAGCAGTTTCTGACGCACGCGGTGCGGGTGCTGGATGCCGTCAATATTGCCGGGCAGTCGCTGGATCATAAAACGGAACAGAAAAGCGATCTGATCCGTATCGGCGCTCTGCCGACTGCCGCGCTGGGTATTTTGCCGGCGGTGATTGGCCAGCTTCATAAACAACAGCCGGATCTTAAGATTCAGGTCGCTACTGCCCATAATCCGATGCTGCTGGCCGGGCTGAAGTCCGGCGAGCTCGATCTGGGCATTGGCCGGATGTCAGACCCGGAACTGATGAGCGGCCTTAATTACGAACTGCTGTTTCTGGAATCACTGAAACTGGTGGTGCGCCCAAATCATCCCCTGCTGCAAAGTACCATCACATTGAGCCGGGTACTTGAATGGCCGGTGGTCGTTTTACCGGAAGGCACCCCTCCGCGTGATAGCGCAGAAGAACTGCTGTCCAGCCAGAATTGCAAACTGCCCGCTGGCTGTATCGAGACGCTCTCCGCCTCGCTGTCGCGCCAGTTAACCGTCGGCTTTGACTACGTCTGGTTTGTGCCGTCGGGCGCGGTAAAAGATGATTTGCGCCTCGGCTCGCTGGTCGCCCTGCCGATCCCACCGCTGGGAATCGGCGATCCGGTCGGCATTATCACGCGTGTCGATACGCCGCTGCCACCTGCTGCGCATACGCTTATCAGCGCGATCCGTAAAATCATGCCGGGTTAA